The window ATTGTGTTCGGTTTGATTTAGTTCAACTTGGTTTAGTTCGATTCAATAAAACTCAGTTTTTTAGTTACATATTCAACTTCAAAAGTAAAgtaaatctaaacaaaaaaaaactctaaaattttcaattcatcaaatttataaaagaatcgATGGATTTAAACTTGGAAAAGGAATAGAGAAGTATGGGAAAAGAGTTGTGAAAAGTGTAAACATTATGTAAACATTTTAAGGttagataaatataataaaattaatttatcacATATTACCtactatattaaaataatattagtttGTCACATATTACACacacatttaattaattatgatcaTGTTATGATGACTATAACATACATATATggtgattttttgtttcttgaatggaattttataatcataagaACATATACAATCTAATGTTGATTCAAACAAATGCTAGTTTCAtgtagtttaaaatattaaaagtttttttccaagcaattttcaattttattagtttatttggtgTGAGTTTATAGAGAtttcttaaataaaagtaaGCAAACTTTATTTGAAGATACATACAAAAAATGCATACAAAAATGCTTGTCAAGCGAGGGTATGAAAGTTAACACTTAACAGTGCTTTAGAAAGTGAATGTCAGAGTCTAATACAAGCAATGCAGTTTTGTTGGTAAAGAACTAATAAACATTCTCTCAGGCATCAAAATCAACTTAGGAATGCATAATTGGTTCAGATAAATACAACACTGGAGAGCTAAATTTGAGGATGTGCGATTTAAATGGATAGGACGCACACACAACAAGGCTGCAGATTATTTAGCTACAAACCCACTACCATTGCATCAGTCTTTTGTAACTCATTTTTATGTTCCAAATGGTTTAACATGTTTCTTCCATGATGGTTATTGTAATAATTCTACTTAATAGTTAATAACATCAAAtgctacaaaaacaaaaaaaaactttattttttctcctcCCTATACTTAAAAACTCTCCacaagtatatattatatatatagatattttacatattttatttttataaattaattattctcatttttttatttcttttaagatctatttcaataataattatttttagtttcattatcatcattaatGATGGTGTTaaagagtttatgaaatttattgttcacaatcactatTAGAGTCACATGCCACAATTGGTGACATTGAAAAAGGGgctttgaaaaggaaaaaaacgtttttttttaccaatcaacaaattacaaaagtaataacaattattattattatttttaaacaaattgtGGATTTTTAGATGGTAAATTGCACTGGACCGTTTTTTCAAACaacatcaatttattatttagagGTTTTGTCGAAATCCTCAGTGATCAGTggataaaaattgtttttacatttttcttttaatttaaataactttgctatatatatataggttagaTCTCTTTTCCAGTGGATAGTATTTTCCATTACTGTTACTTATGATCCGAATATGGTCAAAGAatgataagtaaaaaaaaaatctagacaTTTTATTTACGTTTAAAAATAATGACAAGAAGTTTCCTAATTATCAGTTTATAATTAGTCACTAATCACAGTAATTAACCAAACTAAACTCAAACGAAAGacacaaaaaccctaactttaaTGTAAGCAGTATTATATAAGGCAAGAGAGGCTCTCTCATTATCATTTATTCTCAGTTTCTAACCTCTCTCCAACTTCATTGTGCCTCACGTTTCTGCTTTCAgaaggacttttttttttccttttgttaaaaATCTCAGAAGAACTTGAGTCTCCGGTACGATCAGAATGAGAAGTATGTATCACGACGATGTTCATCCCACGACTTCAGGGAAGAAGATGTGGTCGAATTTTTGTACGCTGGTGGATGCGGCAGTTATGTTATCTGAAGAAGAAACCCTTAAGAGAATCTTTTGTCTCTTTCCGAGAAAAACAAGGTCGTCTGTGATGAATAGAAGACaccaacaacaaattttaaatagagCTTCTACGTCTTCAACACTCATTGATCTTAACGAGTTCCCTATTGAATATGAGACCGAAGACCCACAAAACCAACTCCCATGGCTGTCTTCATCATGTGTCACCGCCGCTGATGATTCGGAGACGAAAACCCTAGGAAACCCTAGTTCTGAACTCTTACTCTTGGATTACAAAACGGCTGAGTCCGAGAAGACGGAGATGATCAAAGACTCTCTAAACCCTGATTCCCCATGTTCTGATCTGTCTTTGTGCTTAGTACCGGGGAGCACAAGTCGCAAGAGACGTgccttgaaagagagaaagcgtACTGGTGgaaacaagaaagcaaaggtTGCTCCTTTATCACCGACGGCGAGAGACATGCCTGAGTGGCTTGTCAAGGTTATGAGAGNGTACCGGGGAGCACAAGCCGCAAGAGACGTGCCGTGAAAGAGAGAAAGCGTACTGGTGGATACAAGAAAGCAAAGGTTGCTCCTTTATCACCGACGGCGAGAGACATGCCTGAGTGGCTTGTCAAGGCTATGAGAGATATGAACGGAGCCAGAGACGCTAAActgatctttgagaagactctGTTCGTGACTGATGTAAACCCAACACAGAACCGTCTCTCAATGCCTTACAACAACTTACACCGAGACGACTTCTTGACGCCTGTGGAGTCGAGAATCATAGACGAAGACATCAACCACAATAAGAAGATTGGAGTGGGAGCGATTCTCGTGGATCAGTGGTCTCAAAAGTGGGGTGTGATGCTGAAGAGATGGGAGATGAAGAAAGATTCAGGTAAAGGAAGCTGGAATTACAATTTGATTTGTGGGTGGAACGACATCGTTGAGGCTAACGGATTGAAAGAGGGCGACAAAATCAGTCTTTGGTCGTTCAGGTGCTGTGGACTCCTCTGTTTTGCCATGGAACAGAGTAGCTCTTCCCTTGCTCTCTGTCTCTGCTAAGTGTCTTTTGTCTGTTGAGGCTATATAACTCGCACAGAGATCTGATTTCATGCTATCATGGAGGTTTAGTAATTTCTTGGAAATAGGGTTTTAGGACTGTTGTGATCTATTGGTAACTTCTTCCTTCTATTGTGTCAGATTATGAACTTAAAATTTTTGACATGAATCTGGTTATTTGTTTGGTCTTACTTTAGTTACTGCGTTATTACCTTTTCTTGTATTATATCCCAAAGTCTATGTGTGGTGAAATTGATCCAATCGTGCAAGTGTTTTGGTTCATTATATTCACCGGAAATGATCAAATCAGTAACAAAATTTGTTGACAGGTCAGGTTTTTGCTTGAGGCATTTGAATAAGGTATTCTCAACCTTGATCTCAAACAAAACTGCAGTTGCAGATGATGGTAAATTAAACCATGTTTCTAATACAACACAGTCCTGCTCTGAGACAAATGAAGAGCCTAAAAACAACGTTGGAATGCATAGTTCCTTCTAGGTTGTGGAATGTATCAATGGCAAGAGTAGTTTGGCCATAAGTTTGTACATAAAACTTGACAGGTATCAAAGTTTAAATGTACTGACAAATATCTCCTACGAGAGTTAGAGTTATTCAACAATTAATAACCAAGTCTAGTTTCAAATCGGCAATACATGTTTGTGTTGTCTTGTTAACTAAACAGGCTAGTTCAAAACAATGATTAATGATAACCAACGTTGGAATGCATAGTtccttctttctatttttttttttacatttggcATTCTTAATACCCAGTgtcatcttcttttctcttaaCTAGTATGCATGTTTTTAGTTATCCAATTCACATTAATTTAAGACATTTTATTTACCATTattcacataaattaattaataaaattttcatctcTTTATTTCTCagtagtatttttcttttttcttttaatttgtattgtctatcttaaattttataaattaaagtaGGTTTCGATGTTGTAAACTTGAACACTAAGTTGATATTTAGTAGAGAGACAATTTGCTAATACAATAGCACTTctaaattgataattttattatttattatctatgtTCGATGTTTTagacaaaatttattttaccttACAGATTTACTTTTGCGTTTTGCTTTTTGGGAAATGTCATTGAAAACACTGTTTGAGAGTCAAATAAACTATTcaatgattaaaatattaagtaaattataaaaataatttaattatataaataatatggtAATGATACATGGTAAttattttgacacatttcacacaaattaataaaatgttgaaTTATACATGTTTGACTCTATTTAATAAGTGTttattggtttaaattcaatgaaataAGATTTgaatttagaaataaattaataaaattagcATTAAAAACAcgttagaaatataaaataccACGTTttgtgaaataatattttttctctaaaataacattttttgcGAAACTGAGGAAGTAAATACTAAAAATGACTGTACATTACACTTATATTTATTGAAGTATACAAATATccattaaaattttagtaattgCAAAATACCAAATATTAGATGCCTTATAAACTTTTGCTGatcatttataataaaataaaattaatttataaaaaatattcgGACTGGTATTTTATCTAGTTCAAGTTAAAAATATAAggtatcaatacaataaaagtagaaATGATTGATCTCCAATGTTGACACATGAACTTTTTAGTTGAATGAAAAGTTGACACATAagtaaaaatcaacaaacaataaaattataacaattaatacacatCACCTAAATTTTGATTACATGTCATCGTTCATGTCATCGTTCATGTCATCGTTCAAATTATCTAACATTTCTCATTCTCCTTCTCCGCTTCACCATGTCTCGAGGACTCAGCCGTTActctaaaaaaaacagaaatgggGAAGGGAGTATTATGAGGGGATCTTCACTCTGCGACAAGATCTGGTGATGTAGCGGTCGTTCCATATATAATCAACTCTAATTCGTTGGCTTTTAATTTTAGGGGTAAGCATTCTCGGACTccgtatctttttttttttctatctcagCAAAAACACTCATCTTCGATTTTGATTCTGGTTGATTGTGAAAGTTTAAATTATCGCAGCAAAAACACTCATCTTCGATTTTTATTCTGgttaataaaattgtttcgtttctcTTATGATTACTCAATGTTATTTGGCACTACCTTAGTTAGGGTTCATGGCAAGCTccatattgtttttaaaaaagtagcTATCATTgttattgttaatataattcCTAAGTCCATGGTTTCAGATTAGACTGAAAGATTTACTTACCATTGTAGGTCTATGAATATGATACAATAGTTGGTGAAAGAGGAGTTCAATTATAACGTGGGCAAAAAGCAAAGAGTAGTCATAGCCATAGCAATTGATAAAGACCCTAAGGTGTTGCTATTTGATAAAGCCATGAGTGCTCTAGACGCCGAGTCACAGCGTGTGGTCTAGGATGCATTGGACCGGGTTATAGTTAACCGAACCACCGTACGTGGTGGTGGCTCATCGGTTATCGACAATCAAGAATACTGATATAATTGCGGTGGTTAAGAATAGAGTCATAGTGGAGGGAAGAGGAAATCATGAGACTTTAATTAATATCAAAGATGGTGTTTATGCTTCTTTAGACCGCTTTTAAATCGTCAATCAACAAATAATaacgaaataaacaaaaatttaccaTAAAACACAATcttaaccaaaaacataaaaattatatatttcaaaaactacaaaaaaaaaaaaaaattataaaaataaataatctaaaaacAACTCACGGCTTGGCGCGAGTACTAACCTAGTAAACATAACGATCCAAGAGCATTTGGTGATGGGTTTGTCTGGCAGTGTAGAACATGGCGATCTGGTTATGATGATGTCTTTTTCAAAAAGTCTATGGTTTAGTATGTCTTAATTCCTGATCTCGATAACTATGGCCGCTACTTCGTTTCTCACTGTCAAGGTTCTCTTTCCTCTCCATAGAGGCGTAATATATTGtctgtgtgatgatgatgtacTTCATTCACGCTGTTTTCCGGGTAATCCCGAAGCGGCAAAAATTTCCGATGGTGTTGTAATGCAAATCTGCGACCCTCAGATGCATATGGGATCCCGGAATCACAGCAGAAGCATTTGTCGTGAAAATCTTAAACAACTTCTTTGGAGCAATGGATTTCTTCTATGTGATGTGGAGTCAAGGTGTGTGGAGTTTCAAACAAATAATGCCCACAACGcatacatatcacactcttgtAAGATGGccaatgaagaagaaacataacatGTTTAACTACGTGTTAGTAAAAGGATCAACAAATTCAAGACATATTGCAACCGGTTTATGCAGATCTTGGAGACAAGCAAACCTGAATCGAAGAAACCGTCCATGGAAACTATCATGGAGAAAGATGCAATTCGGGGATGAAGATGAAGTTATAATAAGCAATTATATATGGAGGAAAATCAGAAGATGGCTTATATCATATCGTCAACAATGTGTTTTATGACAACCAAGACCATTGACATCTCTTTTTGTGTGAGAGTTTCGATCAATCCAAAGGTATTGCGATGTAACAGATGGATCGATGCCTATGATTTTCGAAAGCGTTATAGGTATTTCATCAGTTAAAGAAGATGACTTccaaacaagaaaatcacacGAAATTGactaaaatgacaaaaatgatAAAGTATTTCGCAACACTTAATTTGCTTTACGATATTTTTGTTACACAAATCATTGTTTATATTTGTAATCTCATTAATGATCATGTATACTCTgattcatattaataaaaattgcttgaatattaaaaaaaaaaacataacgtTGGTTTGATTGATGATCaagtaaaaattaaagaaaacaacgGAAACCCTGTTTATGAGATAGAGGCTTCGCAACcctagaaacaaaaaagtatacCATTTTGTCAATTGTCATTTtagcaacaagaggaagaagatagacGTAAGACTCTTCGATCTTAATCCCCAAGGAGGAAGGAAGTAAAAAGATGGGATTTCATGCTCTTAGACCTTCCATAGCCTTGAGCGGCTCTCTCCTCGGCTTCTTATCCAAATCTCACAGTCCTCTTCTCCCCGGTAATTTCTACAAACACTTGGTGGGCATTGTCATTTTCTGAGTTCTCTTTCTGTTAAAACTGGATTTTGGAATCTAGTGAGCGATCGAATCAATTCGTGGGAAAAAacccacaaattttttttgcataattgtCAAAATGCTAGAGGAATGAGACACAATTGAATTCATCGATCAATCTGGTTCAGTTTAATGCTCagttttcaatttcatttgaaaattgaaacttttggttttttttttacttatttagcTTCATTAGTGATAGTTTCATGTGTTATTTGTTCAGGGAGATGGGTTAAAGCTGGAGAATGCAGTACCATGAAATGTTTTGCTTCAGCTACTCGTGGAAAAAAGTTAGGgtcttttctttaaaacattgaaatcaaGAAGATTACATCTTTCTCTGCTTCACTTTAATGGACTCTTCTTGTTATGTAACAGCAAAAAACAAAGACTGGATGAGGCATGTGTTGAAAGGTTTAACGAATACAGTCGCACACTAATACAATCATGGATTATGCAAGGTGATTCCTTTAAAGCACATAGAGGTTTATGTTATTTGTATTAAGGAAGGAACAAGAAGTTCTTGGTGTAGCTTAATCTTAAGTGTTTGCATGATATGTTATGTAGGCAAAGTTCTTGTGGATGGGAGAAGAGTTAATAAAGCTGGTATGCCTGTATCTAATACTGCTGCTATAAAGATCACAGCTGAGGTTCCAAAATTTGTATGTAGGTGATTATTCTATCCAAGTTACCCTATCTTTCTACAGTTTCTTCATTTTTGAAAGACTCTGTTGTTGTCGACTGTCCACTCGTGTTTCTTTCACTTTGCAGAGGTGGACTCAAGCTGGAAGCTGCACTTGAGAAGCTAGATGTTGATGTTTCTGAGAAAGTAGTTCTTGATGCTGGACTTTCTACTGGAGGGTTTACGGATTGTTTGCTTCGTTATGGTGCAGCTCATGTTTATGGTGTAGATGTTGGTTACGGTCAGGTTAGTGCTAAGTGTTTTACCTAGAGATTGTTTGATTTCATCCTGGGAAGAGCCTTGTTACTAATTAGTCAGTGAATTATTCGGTGTATTGT is drawn from Camelina sativa cultivar DH55 chromosome 1, Cs, whole genome shotgun sequence and contains these coding sequences:
- the LOC104790171 gene encoding uncharacterized protein LOC104790171, translated to MGFHALRPSIALSGSLLGFLSKSHSPLLPGRWVKAGECSTMKCFASATRGKNKKQRLDEACVERFNEYSRTLIQSWIMQGKVLVDGRRVNKAGMPVSNTAAIKITAEVPKFVCRGGLKLEAALEKLDVDVSEKVVLDAGLSTGGFTDCLLRYGAAHVYGVDVGYGQVADKIRNDKRVTVIERTNLRYLPGLPRKVDVVTLDLSFISILKVMPAIMNVMKEDATLVTLVKPQFEARRQQVGKGGIVRDPEVHQEVLEKVINGVERYGFTNKGFIESPIKGAEGNIEFLVCFNRGTVKPETEEY
- the LOC104790158 gene encoding B3 domain-containing protein At5g24050-like — protein: MRSMYHDDVHPTTSGKKMWSNFCTLVDAAVMLSEEETLKRIFCLFPRKTRSSVMNRRHQQQILNRASTSSTLIDLNEFPIEYETEDPQNQLPWLSSSCVTAADDSETKTLGNPSSELLLLDYKTAESEKTEMIKDSLNPDSPCSDLSLCLXVPGSTSRKRRAVKERKRTGGYKKAKVAPLSPTARDMPEWLVKAMRDMNGARDAKLIFEKTLFVTDVNPTQNRLSMPYNNLHRDDFLTPVESRIIDEDINHNKKIGVGAILVDQWSQKWGVMLKRWEMKKDSGKGSWNYNLICGWNDIVEANGLKEGDKISLWSFRCCGLLCFAMEQSSSSLALCLC